A genomic segment from Coccinella septempunctata chromosome 3, icCocSept1.1, whole genome shotgun sequence encodes:
- the LOC123310080 gene encoding uncharacterized protein LOC123310080, which translates to MFSFLFVILLIDTTLGDIAEEINTTLTNIDDKLGLNVSETQTPNRSTIIAHTELFIVSTTEPPPQNVHIVKADVEIDKNNTLYKKAKGNDEFRPSPEVKEVAYERNIFPVKPAYPEAKHSNFNNEDEQFSRPLSQWGRPDETPWNVNFRFPEAKIPTSKDRPYKFEENRGRTYGFSGKNDYETASQKPLINLGAKIPISSSGSGTGLGSSWDLGAGYPYNINKYLPKKPEYDYGVYIEKPPTGVGHHGGHDYPAKKYDSPWKKIIKILAAFIPIGLLISALTPTIITISPVNNTMLRSRDEDPHSSTIKKLMSTLGYFDQLNDKDCENRLLCELLLSASSSQNAEQHIENFLNNFSDRRKYTAEREEELKTIFHAVKRRRCDDIICKGIRENT; encoded by the exons ATGTTCAGTTTTCTCTTTGTGATCCTGTTGATCGATACGACTTTAGGCGATATCGCCGAAGAAATAAACACGACGTTGACGAATATCGACGATAAACTGGGTTTGAACGTGTCTGAAACCCAAACACCTAACAGAAGTACAATTATAGCCCATACGGAGCTGTTCATCGTATCCACAACCGAACCACCACCGCAGAATGTCCATATAGTTAAGGCTGATGTTGAAATAGATAAaaataacaccctgtataaaaaggCTAAGGGTAACGACGAATTTCGACCGAGTCCGGAAGTGAAGGAGGTGGCCTACGAAAGGAATATTTTCCCAGTTAAACCAGCTTATCCCGAAGCTAAACATTCGAATTTCAACAACGAAGATGAGCAGTTCTCAAGACCGCTTTCCCAATGGGGACGACCAGATGAGACGCCGTGGAACGTGAACTTCCGGTTTCCAGAGGCTAAAATACCCACCTCGAAAGACAGACCTTACAAGTTCGAAGAGAACAGAGGGAGAACCTATGGTTTTTCCGGTAAAAACGACTACGAAACCGCATCGCAAAAGCCACTCATCAACTTGGGGGCCAAGATCCCGATATCTTCAAGTGGGAGCGGTACCGGGCTGGGAAGTTCGTGGGATCTGGGAGCAGGGTATCCTTATAATATTAACAAGTACCTACCTAAAAAACCAGAGTATGATTATGGAGTATACATTGAGAAACCACCAACTGGAGTTGGACATCACGGAGGTCACGACTATCCGGCTAAAAAATATGATAGCCcttggaaaaaaataattaaaatcctTGCTGCCTTCATACCGATAGGCCTGTTAATCAGTGCTTTAACTCCGACCATTATTACCATCAGTCCCGTGAACAATAC CATGTTGAGGTCCAGAGATGAAGATCCGCACAGTTCCACGATAAAAAAATTGATGTCTACCCTAGGCTACTTCGATCAACTGAACGATAAAGATTGCGAGAATAGGCTCCTTTGCGAGCTACTTCTTAGCGCTTCTTCATCTCAAAATGCAGAACAGCATATCGAAAATTTCTTAAATAATTTCTCCGATAG GAGGAAATACACTGCTGAAAGGGAAGAAGAACTGAAAACCATTTTCCATGCAGTAAAGAGACGTAGATGTGATGATATAATATGCAAAGGTATAAGAGAAAATACTTGA